The Deinococcus metalli genome contains the following window.
GAAGTACGGGACCTTGGCCTCCCCGGCGACGGCCTTGGCGAGCAGGGTCTTGCCGGAACCGGGGGGACCGACGAGGAGCACGCCGTGGGGGATGCGGGCGCCGAGGGCGTGGTACTTGTCGGGGGCACGCAGGAAGTCCACGACTTCCTGCAGGTCCTGCTTGGCCTCGTCGCAGCCCGCGACGTCCTGGAAGGAGAGCTTGATCTGCCCCTCCGCGATCACCGCCGCCTTGCTCTTCCCGAACGTGCTTGCGCTGCCCGCGCCGGAACTGCCGCGCATGCTGCGCCACAGCACCAGCAGGATCAGGCCGGTCAGCACCAGCGGCAGCGCCTGACCGATCCACCCGAAGGCCGAACCGCCCGGCACGACCCGCAGCGGCACGCCCGCCGCGCGGATGCGGTCGAGGGTCGCGCCGTCCGCCGGGACGACCAGCGTGCGCGCCCGGCCACCGTTGTCCTGGCCGTCGCAGCCGTCGCTGGTGCGGCAGGGCATGAAACTCACCGTGGCGTTCCCCAGGCTGTCCAGCGTGACGGCCGCGACCCGTCCGCGCTTGAGATCGTCGAAGAAGCGGTTGGTGGAGTAGCCGCCGCCCAGGCGCGCCGTCGGAACCGCCGCGACCGTGCCGGACTGGACGGTGCTGGCCGACGCGGTCGCCTGTGCGTGGACAGGCGCGCTGCCCAGCAGCAGAGCCAGGAGGGCGGCGACCGGCCACCAGCCGCCGCGGTGTGCGGCGGGCCGCTCGCTGGACTGGAACGACATGCGCGTCGGGCGGACCATGCGTCATGCTACGCCAGCGCCCCGCGCGGACATCGTGACGCCGTCCCGCCCACTGGGTGAACAGTGGCCCGGCTCAGCACTCAGTTTTCCGTCAGGCCCGGCCCGTATGCTGCGGCCATGCGTCCAGTTCACACCACCGCCGTGATCGCGAGCGCCCTCGCCGTGGGGCTCAGCGCGTGCACAGTGTCCGTCCGCCCGAACCTGACCCTCCAGGCGAGCGGCGGGAACCTGATCAGCGGCCTGAAGCCGGACCGTGGCGAGGGCAGCAGCTACGCCGTGGGCGAGAACGTCCGTATCAACGTCGGCACCCGCGCCGCTGGCTACGTGACGCTGGTCGCGCTGCAGAGCAACGGCTACGCCAGTGTGCTCGCCCGCAACGTGTACGTGCAGCCCGGCACCACGTCCTTCCCGCGCGCCCAGGACGGGGTGGTGTACACCATCGCGCCGCCCCGCGGCATCCAGCGCGTCCGTGCGATCTTCACCCGCGTGCGTCCCACCACCGACCTCGTGATCAGTGGCTATTACGACGGCGACCGCTGGAACACCTTCACGAACGCCTACGTCAGCCCCTACCCGCAGGCCGACCGCGACGTGCAGGAGACCTTCTTCTACATCCGCTGAGGGCGCGGCCGCCGGCCCGTCCAGTTGGGCTCGACCGGCATGCCCGCACCCCGCAACGCCACGATCAGAGACCGGAGCGCAGGACATCTCTGCGCTCCGACGCTGTTCTGCGTGTGGATTATGGCCTCGCGCTCAGTGCGCTGCGTGCCGCGCAGGTACGGCGCTCGGACCACGTTTCACATGGGTGGGCCAGCACGGAGCAGGCAGAGAGGGGCGGCCGTCCACAGGCTTCCGGCCAGCGGGCGGGAGACGCATCGGCTACGTGGCGGGCGGCCAGCCCAGCGCACGGGGCATGACCTATGCTGACCCACATGGCCCTGACCTTCGCTGACGCCAGCGCCCGCGTGGACGCCTACATCTCGCAGTTCAAGGAGGGCTACTTTCCGCCGCTGCTGATGCTGGCCCGCCTGACGGAGGAGACCGGCGAGGTCGCGCGCGTGCTGGCGCACCAGAACGGCAAGACGCCCAAACCCGGCGAGGACCCCGGCGACCTGGAACTGGAACTCGCGGACCTGCTGTTCGTGATGGTCTGCCTTGCCAACGAGCGCGGCCTGAGCCTCGAGCGCGGCTTTGAGCGCATGATGCACAAGGTCGAGACGCGCGACGCCGACCGCTGGACGAGAAAGGACGCTTCCCTGAGCGCAGATCCGGAACAGAGTGGCCCTTGATCTGCCGGAGGGCGGCCCGTAGCCTCGGCAGCAGTCCGCCCTGCCCCGCGCCTTCAGGAGCCTGCCATGACCGACCCCCGCTATCCCATCGGCCCGATGCCCATTCACCTGAGTTTGAGCCCCGAGGAGCGCGAGGCAGCGCTGGGCGCCATCCGCGCGCTGCCGGTCGAGCTGCGCGCCGCCGCGCACGGCCTGGACGACGCTCAGCTGGACACGCCCTACCGCGAGGGCGGCTGGAGCGTGCGGCAGGTGGTGCACCACGTCGCGGACAGCCACATGAACGCCTACGTGCGCGTCAAACTCGCCCTGACCGAGGACAACCCGACCGTGAAGCCCTATGAGGAGCAGCTCTGGGCCGAGTTGCCGGACTCGGCGCTGCCACCAGCGCTCAGTCTGGAACTGCTGGATGGCCTGCACACGCGCCTGGTCACCGTGCTGGGCGGCGTGACCGACTTCGCCCGCGAGTGGACGCACCCCGCGCAGGGCCGCACGTATACCCTCGACACGCTGCTCGGTATGTACGCGTGGCACGGCCGGCACCACGTGGCGCACATCACGGGCCTGCGCGAGCGGCAGGGCTGGTAATCGGGGCGCGTGCAGTTCGGCCCCGAATTCCACACGCCGATCACGCACCGCGCGGCCGGCGTCGTGATCCTGAACCCGGCCGGGGACATCCTGCTGGTGCAGGAGCACGGCGCGCCAGCAGAGGGCCAGAAGGCCGGTCTGTGGCACATTCCCAGCGGCACGGTCGAGGACGGCGAGAACCCCCAGGACACCGCGGTGCGCGAGGCCTGGGAAGAGGCCGGCGTGCGCGTACGCCTGACGCGCTTCCTGGCTGTATACCTGGGCCGCTTTCCCGACGGCGAGCCGGTGCTGAGGCACGCGTGGCTGGCCGAGGCGCTCCCGGGCTCGACGTACCGTCCCACCATCCCGGGCGAGGTCGCGGACGTGCGATTCATACCACGACGTGAATTCGACTGCCTGTACGACGCCGGACTGCTCC
Protein-coding sequences here:
- a CDS encoding AAA family ATPase; this translates as MVRPTRMSFQSSERPAAHRGGWWPVAALLALLLGSAPVHAQATASASTVQSGTVAAVPTARLGGGYSTNRFFDDLKRGRVAAVTLDSLGNATVSFMPCRTSDGCDGQDNGGRARTLVVPADGATLDRIRAAGVPLRVVPGGSAFGWIGQALPLVLTGLILLVLWRSMRGSSGAGSASTFGKSKAAVIAEGQIKLSFQDVAGCDEAKQDLQEVVDFLRAPDKYHALGARIPHGVLLVGPPGSGKTLLAKAVAGEAKVPYFSISGSDFVEMFVGVGAARVRDLFEQARKSAPCIVFID
- a CDS encoding DUF4384 domain-containing protein, with the translated sequence MRPVHTTAVIASALAVGLSACTVSVRPNLTLQASGGNLISGLKPDRGEGSSYAVGENVRINVGTRAAGYVTLVALQSNGYASVLARNVYVQPGTTSFPRAQDGVVYTIAPPRGIQRVRAIFTRVRPTTDLVISGYYDGDRWNTFTNAYVSPYPQADRDVQETFFYIR
- a CDS encoding nucleotide pyrophosphohydrolase, which codes for MALTFADASARVDAYISQFKEGYFPPLLMLARLTEETGEVARVLAHQNGKTPKPGEDPGDLELELADLLFVMVCLANERGLSLERGFERMMHKVETRDADRWTRKDASLSADPEQSGP
- a CDS encoding YfiT family bacillithiol transferase; translation: MTDPRYPIGPMPIHLSLSPEEREAALGAIRALPVELRAAAHGLDDAQLDTPYREGGWSVRQVVHHVADSHMNAYVRVKLALTEDNPTVKPYEEQLWAELPDSALPPALSLELLDGLHTRLVTVLGGVTDFAREWTHPAQGRTYTLDTLLGMYAWHGRHHVAHITGLRERQGW
- a CDS encoding Nudix hydrolase, yielding MQFGPEFHTPITHRAAGVVILNPAGDILLVQEHGAPAEGQKAGLWHIPSGTVEDGENPQDTAVREAWEEAGVRVRLTRFLAVYLGRFPDGEPVLRHAWLAEALPGSTYRPTIPGEVADVRFIPRREFDCLYDAGLLRMYHTKLFYEDVLRERDSEQRPPVTASRSTL